The genomic DNA TAGCATAGGTGATACCACAACAGACCAAAAAGCCAGCAGGTAAAAAGAGTGCGGGAGAAACAATATCTAAACCATAATAGATCAAGGCAGGAATTGTACCCGCAAGAATCCAGATACCGATGATCATGCCGATAAGCAGAAAGGCAAACATAGCCCCCGTTGCATTTTTTAAACTATTGCCCATGATCTCAATTTGCTGATCGAGGTTATAACCACACCGCCAGCAAAGTAACATAGTGAGAACCACAGAAATAATCAGCAAGATATGAACATCGAGATGAAAAACCATGATGCCAATAATCAAGGATACAGTGATGAATGAAAGCAGAAATACGGCTTCGCCAAAAGATGGGAGGCGGACACCTTCTCTTTTATCGATAAGTGATGAACGATTTTCCACGGTCATTTCCTTTGATGAAAAGTTGGAAAATCAATTCTAAAGAGCAAGGAAACAATAACCGTGACTTAAGGTGTTGTTTTTGAAGACTTTATATTGAAACCTCTATTTTGTTATACAAATCACTGAATATCGCCTCAAAAATCAGTTTATTAACAATATCGCCCTCAAAACAATCACACTAAGTTAAATCAATAACAACTTCACTCTGGCTACAAAGTCTATTCCCCCTCAGTTTAATTACGGCAATTTATCGTAAAACTTGTAAAGTCAAAAAAAACACCGCTAGTAGAAACGGTGTTTGATTCATTTGCTTGCGCAATAAATTAGTTTGCTTGAGGCTGTTCGTCATCCTCTAAGCCATCAGCATATCCCTTCGGTGGTGGTGTCCAACCACGTTCCGAGCGGCTGTGCTTATCACTTCGATCAATTTTCATTTCTTCCGCCATCACTTCTTCAAGGCGAATAAATAAATCACGGTAGTTATTATCAAAACGGTCACCTTCGGAATCATCTTCCCACACGGCATACAGCTTGTCTGATTTACGATCTTCAACACGCTTGTAAGTCGCTTTTTGCTGCTCAACGAAGAAAGGATGCAAGCCGAGCGACTTCATCGCATGTCCGCCAATTTCTAGCGCTGAATGGTACGTTTCTGATTCAATAATATCGGCTCCCGCTTGGCGCAAGAGATAACCATGACCACGGTCGAAAGAGCGGGTAATAATCTTAACGTCTGGATAGGTATGCTTAACGTATTTGACCAATTCAACGCTGTGCTCGTGATCATCAATCGCAACCACCAGCGCAGCTGCATGTTCAATGCCTGCTGTATGCAGTAAATCTGGTCGGGTTGCATCACCATAGTAGGCTTTCGTTCCAATTTGGCGCACCATATCTACTTGATTGGCTTGATGATCCAGCACTACGGTTTTCACTCCATTGGAAACCAATAAGCGATTAACAATCTGACCAAAACGACCGATACCTGCAATAATCACAGTGCCTTGATCATCAATCACATCGGTTTCGCGATCATTCGATGTTTTTTCAAACCGCGGTAAGATCACTTTATCAAACAAGATAAATAACCCCGGCGTTAAGAACATAGACAGCGCCACTACCAACGACAAGGTCTGCGCGACGTCAGCAGGAATAACATGATTTTGCAGCGAGAAACTCAGCAACACAAAACCAAACTCACCCGCTTGTGCCAAACTCAGGGTAAATAACCATCGGTCACTGCCTTTGATCTTAAAGATCAATGCAAGGCTATAGAGCACTAATGCTTTTATCAGCATCACGCCAAGTGTCAGCCCAATAATCAAACCAAAATCATCAAACAATACGCCGAAATTAATCCCCGCACCAACGGTGATAAAGAACAAACCAAGCAGTAAGCCTTTAAAAGGGTCGATGTTAGATTCCAGTTCATGACGAAACTCACTGTTCGCCAATACCACGCCCGCAAGGAAGGTTCCCAATGCAGGCGATAAACCCACTAAGCTCATTAGCGCAGCAATGCCAATCACTAACATTAAAGCGGTGGCGGTAAAGATTTCACGCAAGCCAGAACTAGCCACAAAACGGAACAGTGGCCGGCTCAGATAATGACCGCCAATCACGACCACTATGATAGACCCCGTGATCACTAAGCCATATGCCCAACCAGGTAGACCTGCGACTAAACTGAGCTCTTCATGATGCTGTGCCGCTGCGCCAATCGCTGATTGCGCCTGAGCAACCAAATCAGGTAAGGCCAGTAACGGAATAAACGCCAACATAGGAATAACGGCAATATCTTGGAACAAGAGTACTGAGAAGGCATTCTGGCCGCCTTCCGTTTTCGTTAATCCTTTTTCATTAAAGGTTTGCAGTACGATTGCGGTAGAAGAAAGCGCGAAAATAAGACCGATCGTTAATGCGATTGTCCAAGGTTGCTCAAAGTACAAGGCAAGCCCAAACACAACCGCAGTGGTTCCCCCCACTTGCAGGCCACCAAGCCCCATTAAGCGATTACGCATCGCCCATAGCATCTTGGGTTCTAATTCTAGCCCTACTAAGAACAGCATCATCACCACGCCGAACTCGGCAAAGTGCTGAATGGTTGTGGTCTCTTCACCAACTAAGCCAATAATGGGCCCAATCACCACACCCGCAATCAGGTAACCCAGTACAGAGCCTAAGCCCAATCGTTTCGCTATTGGCACGGCGATAACAGCGGCAGCTAGGTAGATAAAAGCTTGCAGAAAGATACTGGTCATTTCACCGCCTCCATCATACGAGGATCATCATTTAAATAATGATTTAACTTTTCGAGCTGAGATGCACGTTCACGATCTAAATCTCCAGCAACCAACAGCTGTAGCAAATGACGCCATTCAGCAAGGTGGTTATCAATACGATTTTCTTCTAATGCGGTACGTGAACCAAACAAAGCTAAAGGAGGCAAGTAATACATGCCTGTTAGGCTCGCCATTTGCTCCAATGGGTACAATAATTGGCGAATCGTAAAATGGTTATACCCTTCGGCACGGTATGCATCTACTTTGGCACCCGCAGTAAGCGAACAGAAGAATGTCTTGTCTACTAACGCATCCCCACCAGTTCCGTAAGCAAAGGTATATTCCAACACAAGATCTTGCCACTCTTTCAAAATTGCAGGGGTTGAATACCAATAGAGTGGGAACTGAAAGATGATTACATCGTGCTCACGTAAGCGCTTTTGTTCTCTATCGATGTTGATATTGAACGTAGGGTACTCAGCATACAAATCGACAGTTGTTACGCCACTGACTTTCTTCGCCACGTCAAAAAGGGGAAGATTAACCTCAGAACGATGCTGAGAAGGATGTGCGAAAAGCACCAATACCTTTTGGGTCATAATATCCCTTATTATGTTGCAGAAATGCCTATCAAAATTGCTAGGCCTAAAGCCTAAAGCCTAAACCAAAATATGAGTCCAATAATCACATATATGGTAAGTGATAACTATAGGACTTAATGGGGGCTGAAATAAAAAAGCCTCAGTGCGATAACACTGAGGCCGAGAGCTCGTTCACAAAGCAAATAACTTAACGTTGGAACTGTTTCATCAAACGGCTCAAGCCTTCTAAACGCTCAACCAAGCACTGGGTACTTTCTACGGCTCTGTCACTCACCGAAGAAGTCGCAAAGGACAGCTCGTTAATTTGCTCAACATTACGGCCAATATCGTCAGACACACCAGCCTGTTCTTCAACCGCCGCCGCTATTTGATGGCTATTGTCTGTCACGCGATTCAGCATGTCGTTAATTTGGCTTAATTGATCGCCCGTTTCTAAAGCTTGGACTCGACACTGCTCTGATAAGTCGCCACCGCGCTCGACTGCATTCACTGCTTGCGCAGCCGTCTGCTGAAGATTCGTAATCATGGCCTGAATTTCTTCTGTCGATGTTTGGGTTTTCTGCGCTAACGAGCGAACCTCATCCGCCACAACCGCAAAGCCACGTCCAGCTTCTCCCGCCCTTGCCGCTTCAATAGCAGCATTAAGTGCCAATAAGTTAGTTTGATCTGCAATTGAGCCAATCACATCTAAGATGCTTTCAATCTGACGGCTACTGTCTGATAGCGCATTAATCACTTGTTTAGAGTTATCCAATTCGCTATGCAGTGCTTGCACTGAGTCAATCGTCTCTTGCACACGTTGCTGGCCGCC from Photobacterium sanguinicancri includes the following:
- a CDS encoding monovalent cation:proton antiporter-2 (CPA2) family protein, yielding MTSIFLQAFIYLAAAVIAVPIAKRLGLGSVLGYLIAGVVIGPIIGLVGEETTTIQHFAEFGVVMMLFLVGLELEPKMLWAMRNRLMGLGGLQVGGTTAVVFGLALYFEQPWTIALTIGLIFALSSTAIVLQTFNEKGLTKTEGGQNAFSVLLFQDIAVIPMLAFIPLLALPDLVAQAQSAIGAAAQHHEELSLVAGLPGWAYGLVITGSIIVVVIGGHYLSRPLFRFVASSGLREIFTATALMLVIGIAALMSLVGLSPALGTFLAGVVLANSEFRHELESNIDPFKGLLLGLFFITVGAGINFGVLFDDFGLIIGLTLGVMLIKALVLYSLALIFKIKGSDRWLFTLSLAQAGEFGFVLLSFSLQNHVIPADVAQTLSLVVALSMFLTPGLFILFDKVILPRFEKTSNDRETDVIDDQGTVIIAGIGRFGQIVNRLLVSNGVKTVVLDHQANQVDMVRQIGTKAYYGDATRPDLLHTAGIEHAAALVVAIDDHEHSVELVKYVKHTYPDVKIITRSFDRGHGYLLRQAGADIIESETYHSALEIGGHAMKSLGLHPFFVEQQKATYKRVEDRKSDKLYAVWEDDSEGDRFDNNYRDLFIRLEEVMAEEMKIDRSDKHSRSERGWTPPPKGYADGLEDDEQPQAN
- a CDS encoding NAD(P)H-dependent oxidoreductase, translating into MMTQKVLVLFAHPSQHRSEVNLPLFDVAKKVSGVTTVDLYAEYPTFNINIDREQKRLREHDVIIFQFPLYWYSTPAILKEWQDLVLEYTFAYGTGGDALVDKTFFCSLTAGAKVDAYRAEGYNHFTIRQLLYPLEQMASLTGMYYLPPLALFGSRTALEENRIDNHLAEWRHLLQLLVAGDLDRERASQLEKLNHYLNDDPRMMEAVK